A single genomic interval of Microbacterium sp. BLY harbors:
- the rpsL gene encoding 30S ribosomal protein S12 has product MPTIQQLVRKGRSPKVTKTKAPALKANPQQAGVCTRVYTTTPKKPNSAMRKVARVKLRNGTEVTAYIPGEGHNLQEHSLVLVRGGRVKDLPGVRYKIVRGALDTQAVKNRKQARSRYGAKKG; this is encoded by the coding sequence GTGCCAACCATTCAGCAGTTGGTTCGCAAGGGTCGCTCGCCCAAGGTCACCAAGACCAAGGCGCCCGCGCTCAAGGCGAACCCGCAGCAGGCCGGGGTCTGCACCCGCGTCTACACCACCACCCCCAAGAAGCCGAACTCGGCGATGCGCAAGGTCGCTCGTGTGAAGCTCCGCAACGGGACCGAGGTCACCGCGTACATCCCCGGCGAGGGCCACAACCTGCAGGAGCACTCCCTGGTGCTCGTCCGCGGCGGTCGTGTGAAGGACCTCCCCGGTGTGCGTTACAAGATCGTCCGTGGCGCTCTGGACACCCAGGCCGTCAAGAACCGTAAGCAGGCTCGTTCCCGCTACGGCGCGAAGAAGGGTTGA
- the rplC gene encoding 50S ribosomal protein L3: MADINSKVSKGMLGTKLGMTQVWNENGKLVPVTVIELAPNVVTQIRTPEKDGYNAVQIAYGQIDPRKVNKPLSAHFEAAGVTPRRHVTEVRTADAADYTLGQELTVDGTFEAGQLVDVVGTSKGKGTAGVMKRHNFKGVSASHGAHRNHRKPGSIGASSTPSRVFKGMRMAGRMGGERVTVLNLTVHAIDIEKGLMLVKGAVPGARGRIVYVRNAVKGA, from the coding sequence ATGGCTGACATCAACTCCAAGGTTTCCAAGGGCATGCTCGGCACCAAGCTCGGCATGACCCAGGTCTGGAACGAGAACGGCAAGCTCGTTCCCGTCACCGTCATCGAGCTCGCGCCGAACGTGGTCACCCAGATCCGTACGCCCGAGAAGGACGGCTACAACGCCGTGCAGATCGCGTACGGCCAGATCGACCCGCGCAAGGTGAACAAGCCCCTCTCGGCTCACTTCGAGGCTGCCGGCGTCACGCCGCGTCGCCACGTGACCGAGGTCCGCACGGCCGACGCCGCCGACTACACCCTGGGCCAGGAGCTCACGGTGGACGGCACGTTCGAGGCCGGCCAGCTCGTCGACGTCGTCGGCACGAGCAAGGGCAAGGGCACCGCCGGTGTCATGAAGCGCCACAACTTCAAGGGCGTCTCGGCATCGCACGGTGCGCACCGCAACCACCGCAAGCCCGGCTCCATCGGCGCATCGTCGACCCCGAGCCGCGTCTTCAAGGGCATGCGCATGGCCGGCCGTATGGGTGGCGAGCGCGTGACCGTCCTCAACCTCACGGTGCACGCCATCGACATCGAGAAGGGACTCATGCTCGTCAAGGGCGCCGTCCCCGGTGCTCGCGGCCGCATCGTCTACGTCCGCAACGCAGTGAAGGGTGCCTGA
- a CDS encoding ABC transporter, with protein sequence MSDPEARQPEKPSDVDDVVGSANAGLDAAAAARGDVPGHADDTRADGVRADADAASSGDTAADPAVTRQEPAVDPDLAAFEAAEREHPGTFGSTVPTPSRTESDRLAADRRDADVRDADRRDATPETSLYAAPETSLYANPAAPSHEESAMAGAAYAAHADDTDTRIVPSEPLTNGAAAPQQPQPIFVQAPEPPRERGNRGTAGAIGLLATVAFAVLYLATTLGLGALAGDVTGENIGEALVAPLLTWGFWTPVVVFFLGFWLLGAIINRGRWGLWVVFGIVVGLIAYAGHILGQLFEAPFWKLTASQGMELAGEQLLAPLAIAAFVFARELTIWFGAWVARSGARKTELNEEAQREYERTLEAGPTLAR encoded by the coding sequence ATGAGTGATCCCGAGGCTCGTCAGCCCGAGAAGCCGAGCGACGTCGACGACGTCGTCGGCAGCGCGAACGCCGGTCTCGACGCCGCAGCGGCGGCCCGCGGAGATGTCCCCGGCCACGCCGATGACACGCGTGCGGACGGCGTGCGCGCCGACGCCGACGCCGCGTCCTCCGGCGACACCGCCGCAGACCCGGCCGTCACGCGTCAGGAGCCCGCCGTCGATCCCGACCTCGCTGCCTTCGAGGCCGCCGAGCGGGAGCACCCGGGTACCTTCGGCTCCACGGTCCCGACGCCCTCGCGCACCGAGAGCGACCGCCTCGCCGCCGACCGTCGCGACGCGGACGTCCGTGACGCCGACCGCCGGGACGCGACCCCGGAGACGTCGCTGTACGCGGCCCCCGAGACCTCGCTGTACGCGAATCCGGCCGCCCCGTCGCACGAGGAGTCGGCCATGGCCGGTGCGGCGTACGCCGCGCACGCGGATGACACCGACACCCGGATCGTCCCGTCCGAGCCGCTCACGAACGGCGCCGCGGCTCCGCAGCAGCCCCAGCCGATCTTCGTGCAGGCGCCCGAGCCGCCCCGCGAGCGCGGCAACCGCGGCACGGCGGGAGCAATCGGCCTGCTCGCCACGGTCGCCTTCGCGGTCCTCTACCTGGCCACCACGCTCGGCCTCGGCGCCCTCGCGGGCGACGTGACGGGGGAGAACATCGGCGAGGCCCTCGTCGCCCCGCTGCTCACCTGGGGCTTCTGGACGCCGGTCGTCGTCTTCTTCCTCGGCTTCTGGCTCCTCGGCGCGATCATCAACCGCGGACGCTGGGGGCTCTGGGTGGTCTTCGGCATCGTCGTCGGTCTCATCGCCTACGCGGGCCACATCCTCGGGCAGCTGTTCGAGGCGCCTTTCTGGAAGCTCACCGCCTCGCAGGGCATGGAACTCGCCGGTGAGCAGCTCCTCGCCCCGCTGGCGATCGCGGCGTTCGTCTTCGCCCGCGAGCTCACCATCTGGTTCGGCGCCTGGGTGGCCCGCAGCGGCGCCCGCAAGACCGAGCTGAACGAAGAGGCGCAGCGCGAGTACGAGCGCACCCTCGAGGCCGGTCCGACACTGGCGAGGTAA
- the rpsJ gene encoding 30S ribosomal protein S10: MAGQKIRIRLKSYDHEVIDTSARKIVDTVTRAGATVVGPVPLPTEKNVVCVIRSPHKYKDSREHFEMRTHKRLIDIVDPTPKAVDSLMRLDLPADVNIEIKL; the protein is encoded by the coding sequence ATGGCGGGACAGAAGATCCGCATTCGCCTGAAGTCGTATGACCACGAGGTCATCGACACGTCCGCACGCAAGATCGTCGACACCGTGACCCGTGCGGGCGCGACCGTCGTCGGACCCGTGCCCCTTCCGACCGAGAAGAACGTCGTGTGCGTCATCCGGTCGCCCCACAAGTACAAGGACAGCCGCGAGCACTTCGAGATGCGCACCCACAAGCGCCTGATCGACATCGTCGACCCGACGCCCAAGGCCGTCGACTCGCTGATGCGTCTCGACCTGCCGGCCGACGTCAACATCGAGATCAAGCTCTGA
- the rpsG gene encoding 30S ribosomal protein S7, with protein MPRKGPAPKRPVVNDPVYGAPIVTSLVNKILVDGKKSLAESIVYGALRGVEAKNGQDAVATLKKALDNVRPTLEVRSRRVGGSTYQVPVEVKPHRANTLALRWLVSYAKGRREKTMTERLQNEILDASNGLGAAVKRREDTHKMAESNRAFAHYRW; from the coding sequence ATGCCTCGTAAGGGTCCCGCCCCCAAGCGCCCCGTCGTCAACGACCCGGTCTACGGCGCTCCGATCGTCACCTCGCTGGTGAACAAGATCCTCGTCGACGGCAAGAAGTCGCTGGCCGAGTCGATCGTCTACGGCGCCCTCCGCGGTGTCGAGGCGAAGAACGGCCAGGACGCCGTCGCCACCCTGAAGAAGGCGCTCGACAACGTGCGCCCCACGCTCGAGGTCCGCAGCCGCCGCGTCGGTGGCTCGACCTACCAGGTTCCGGTCGAGGTCAAGCCGCACCGCGCGAACACCCTCGCGCTGCGCTGGCTCGTGAGCTACGCCAAGGGTCGTCGTGAGAAGACGATGACCGAGCGTCTCCAGAACGAGATCCTGGACGCGTCGAACGGCCTCGGTGCCGCGGTCAAGCGCCGCGAGGACACCCACAAGATGGCCGAGTCGAACCGCGCGTTCGCTCACTACCGCTGGTAA
- a CDS encoding spermidine/putrescine ABC transporter substrate-binding protein, whose translation MERSLETQVDQAVEAWLRWVPRWEPATHRGRTAPCRRCLGSPILAAAGIAGTTPHGVQHGLSTRIKTIVDHAVAEYTARNLPTLQRELDQQAARNRARSYRPTEDLDPEFEGMPLDPEPVPGAPFLFTIAGLADDSAAELPPLPPLTEEAKTALRQEVALADEYANLVGREICGMLLRHRVSIQAAVSRHVEPQIEALLAELTESLDSPFDPDIP comes from the coding sequence GTGGAGCGCTCGTTGGAGACGCAGGTCGACCAGGCCGTCGAGGCCTGGCTGCGCTGGGTGCCGCGCTGGGAGCCGGCGACCCACCGCGGTCGCACCGCGCCCTGCCGCCGCTGCCTCGGCTCGCCCATCCTCGCCGCGGCCGGGATCGCCGGGACCACCCCGCACGGTGTGCAGCACGGCCTCTCGACGCGCATCAAGACGATCGTCGACCACGCCGTCGCCGAATACACGGCACGAAACCTGCCGACCCTGCAGCGGGAGCTCGATCAGCAGGCGGCCCGTAACCGGGCCCGCAGCTATCGCCCGACGGAGGACCTCGACCCGGAGTTCGAGGGGATGCCGCTCGACCCGGAACCGGTGCCCGGCGCCCCGTTCCTCTTCACGATCGCGGGGCTCGCGGACGACTCGGCCGCGGAGCTCCCTCCGCTCCCACCGTTGACGGAGGAGGCCAAGACGGCGCTGCGCCAGGAGGTCGCGCTCGCGGACGAGTACGCCAACCTCGTCGGCCGGGAGATCTGCGGAATGCTGCTCCGTCATCGCGTCTCGATCCAGGCGGCGGTGTCCCGCCACGTCGAGCCGCAGATCGAGGCGCTGCTCGCGGAGCTGACGGAGTCGCTGGACTCGCCGTTCGACCCCGACATCCCCTGA
- the tuf gene encoding elongation factor Tu, translating to MAKAKFERTKPHVNIGTIGHVDHGKTTLSAAISKVLADKYPSDTNVQRDFASIDSAPEERQRGITINISHIEYETPKRHYAHVDAPGHADYVKNMITGAAQMDGAILVVAATDGPMAQTREHVLLAKQVGVPYLLVALNKSDAVDDEEILELVELEVRELLSSQGFDGDNAPVVRVSALKALEGDEKWVDAILELMQAVDDSVPDPERDRDKPFLMPVEDVFTITGRGTVVTGRAERGTLAINSEVEIVGLRPTQKTTVTGIEMFHKQLDEAWAGENCGLLLRGTKREDVERGQVIVKPGSVTPHTDFEGTAYILSKDEGGRHNPFYTNYRPQFYFRTTDVTGVITLPEGTEMVMPGDTTDMTVELIQPIAMEEGLGFAIREGGRTVGAGTVTKIIK from the coding sequence GTGGCTAAGGCCAAGTTCGAGCGGACCAAGCCGCACGTCAACATCGGAACGATCGGTCACGTCGACCACGGCAAGACCACGCTCTCCGCAGCGATCTCGAAGGTGCTTGCTGACAAGTACCCGTCCGACACGAACGTGCAGCGTGACTTCGCTTCCATCGACTCGGCGCCGGAAGAGCGCCAGCGCGGTATCACGATCAACATCTCGCACATCGAGTACGAGACCCCGAAGCGCCACTACGCCCACGTTGACGCCCCCGGCCACGCCGACTACGTCAAGAACATGATCACGGGTGCGGCGCAGATGGACGGCGCGATCCTCGTCGTCGCGGCCACCGACGGCCCGATGGCGCAGACGCGCGAGCACGTGCTGCTCGCCAAGCAGGTCGGCGTTCCGTACCTGCTCGTCGCGCTGAACAAGTCCGACGCGGTCGACGACGAGGAGATCCTGGAGCTCGTCGAGCTCGAGGTCCGCGAGCTGCTCTCGAGCCAGGGCTTCGACGGCGACAACGCTCCCGTCGTTCGCGTGTCCGCTCTCAAGGCCCTCGAGGGCGACGAGAAGTGGGTCGACGCGATCCTCGAGCTCATGCAGGCTGTCGACGACAGCGTTCCGGACCCGGAGCGTGACCGTGACAAGCCGTTCCTCATGCCCGTCGAGGACGTCTTCACGATCACCGGTCGTGGCACCGTCGTCACGGGTCGCGCCGAGCGTGGCACCCTGGCCATCAACTCCGAGGTCGAGATCGTGGGTCTGCGCCCGACGCAGAAGACGACCGTCACCGGTATCGAGATGTTCCACAAGCAGCTCGACGAGGCCTGGGCCGGCGAGAACTGTGGTCTGCTCCTCCGCGGCACCAAGCGCGAGGACGTGGAGCGCGGCCAGGTCATCGTGAAGCCGGGTTCGGTCACGCCGCACACCGACTTCGAGGGCACGGCGTACATCCTGTCCAAGGACGAGGGTGGCCGTCACAACCCCTTCTACACGAACTACCGTCCGCAGTTCTACTTCCGCACCACGGACGTCACCGGCGTCATCACGCTGCCCGAGGGCACCGAGATGGTCATGCCCGGCGACACCACCGACATGACGGTCGAGCTGATCCAGCCGATCGCCATGGAGGAGGGCCTCGGCTTCGCCATCCGTGAGGGTGGTCGTACGGTCGGCGCCGGTACGGTGACGAAGATCATCAAGTAA
- the malF gene encoding maltose ABC transporter permease MalF, whose protein sequence is MTDTEERTAPPTPRQRQAAKIAEAASRPIGWMLLKILLLAIVDAIAVYAVFVLLVQHEGLVLGLVVAVTVVVNYIYFSRKRIAAKYLTPGIIFLVLFQVFTLLYTGYIGFTNYGTGHNGSKEQAISSLLASAQERVEDSPTYPVTVVEQFGTYGLLVTDPEDGDALLGTADQPLAEVDAEFEGGKAVAVDGWTTLPLATVFTLSEELEQLSVPFSDDPNDGSLRAPDGQNGYLYVSTLAYDADADTITDTATGTVYSDTGDGAFTAEDGEQLLPGWQTTVGFDNFVRAVTDESIRGPLISVTVWTFVFALVSVATTFFLGLLLALVFNNTRMRFRNGYRIILILPYAFPAFLSALVWAGMMNESFGFINQVLFGGAAIPWLTDPVLAKVSVLLVNLWLGFPYMFLVCMGALQGIPDDVNEAAVMDGANAWQIFRRIKLPLLLVTVAPLLISSFAFNFNNFNLIYMLTKGGPRFSDVSIPVGHTDILISMVYKVAFTGQTRDYGLASAFTILIFVVVATISIISFRKTKALEELN, encoded by the coding sequence ATGACCGACACCGAAGAGCGCACCGCGCCCCCCACGCCTCGGCAGCGCCAGGCGGCGAAGATCGCCGAGGCGGCCTCCCGACCGATCGGGTGGATGCTGCTCAAGATCCTGTTGTTGGCGATCGTGGACGCGATCGCCGTCTACGCCGTGTTCGTGCTGCTCGTGCAGCACGAGGGGCTGGTCCTCGGCCTCGTCGTCGCCGTGACCGTCGTCGTCAACTACATCTACTTCTCCCGCAAGCGGATCGCCGCGAAGTACCTGACGCCCGGGATCATCTTCCTCGTCCTCTTCCAGGTCTTCACGCTGCTCTACACGGGCTACATCGGCTTCACGAACTACGGCACCGGTCACAACGGCAGCAAGGAGCAGGCGATCTCGTCGCTGCTCGCCTCCGCGCAGGAGCGGGTCGAGGACTCCCCGACGTATCCGGTCACGGTGGTCGAGCAGTTCGGCACGTACGGCCTCCTCGTCACGGATCCGGAGGACGGCGATGCGCTCCTCGGCACCGCCGATCAGCCCCTCGCCGAGGTCGATGCCGAGTTCGAGGGCGGCAAGGCCGTCGCCGTGGACGGGTGGACCACGCTTCCGCTCGCCACCGTCTTCACGCTCTCGGAGGAGCTGGAGCAGCTCTCCGTCCCGTTCAGCGATGACCCCAACGACGGCAGCCTCCGTGCACCCGACGGGCAGAACGGCTACCTCTACGTCTCGACGCTGGCGTACGACGCGGATGCCGACACGATCACGGACACCGCGACCGGCACGGTCTACAGCGACACCGGCGACGGTGCCTTCACCGCGGAGGACGGCGAGCAGCTGCTGCCCGGCTGGCAGACCACGGTCGGCTTCGACAACTTCGTCCGCGCGGTGACCGACGAGTCCATCCGCGGTCCGCTCATCTCCGTCACCGTGTGGACCTTCGTCTTCGCGCTCGTCTCCGTCGCGACGACGTTCTTCCTCGGTCTGCTCCTCGCGCTCGTCTTCAACAACACGCGGATGCGGTTCCGCAACGGCTACCGGATCATCCTCATCCTCCCGTACGCCTTCCCCGCGTTCCTCTCCGCGCTGGTCTGGGCCGGGATGATGAACGAGAGCTTCGGCTTCATCAACCAGGTGCTGTTCGGCGGCGCCGCCATCCCATGGCTCACCGACCCCGTGCTGGCGAAGGTGTCCGTGCTGCTGGTGAACCTCTGGCTCGGCTTCCCCTACATGTTCCTCGTGTGCATGGGTGCGCTGCAGGGCATCCCGGACGACGTGAACGAGGCGGCCGTGATGGACGGCGCCAACGCATGGCAGATCTTCCGCCGCATCAAGCTGCCGCTGCTGCTGGTGACCGTGGCGCCGCTGCTGATCTCGTCGTTCGCGTTCAACTTCAACAACTTCAACCTGATCTACATGCTGACCAAGGGCGGGCCGCGTTTCAGCGACGTGTCGATCCCGGTCGGACACACCGACATCCTCATCTCCATGGTCTACAAGGTCGCATTCACCGGACAGACCCGCGATTACGGACTGGCCTCCGCCTTCACGATCCTGATCTTCGTCGTGGTGGCGACGATCTCGATCATCAGCTTCCGCAAGACCAAGGCCCTCGAGGAGCTGAACTGA
- the fusA gene encoding elongation factor G — MAQDVLTDLSKVRNIGIMAHIDAGKTTTTERILFYTGVNHKLGETHDGASTTDWMEQEKERGITITSAAVTCFWNKNQINIIDTPGHVDFTVEVERSLRVLDGAVAVFDGKEGVEPQSETVWRQADKYNVPRICFVNKMDKLGADFYFTVDTIINRLGAKPLVLQLPIGAENDFVGVIDLVEMRALVWPGDAKGDVTMGASYEVQEIPADLKDKAEDYRQQLLETVAETDEELLEKFFGGEELTVAEIKGAIRKMVVASEIYPVLCGSAFKNRGVQPMLDAVVDYLPSPLDVPAIEAHDPKDEEKIIERHPDAKDPFAALAFKVAVHPFFGRLTYVRVYSGELESGAQVINSTKGKKERIGKIFQMHANKENPVDKLTAGNIYAVIGLKDTTTGDTLADIAQPVVLESMTFPEPVIEVAIEPKTKADQEKLGLAIQKLAEEDPTFRTELNPETGQTTIKGMGELHLDILVDRMKREFRVEANVGKPQVAYRETIRKAVEKHDYTHKKQTGGSGQFAKIQFNIEPLELDGEKTYEFVNAVTGGRIPREYIGSIDAGFQDAMNVGVLAGYPMVGVKATIVDGAAHDVDSSEMAFKIAGSMGFKEAARRANPVLLEPLMAVEVRTPEEYMGDVIGDLNSRRGQIQSMEDAAGVKVVRAAVPLSEMFGYIGDLRSKTSGRAVYSMEFDSYAEVPRAVADEIVQKAKGE, encoded by the coding sequence GTGGCACAAGACGTGCTCACGGACCTGAGCAAGGTCCGCAACATCGGCATCATGGCGCACATCGATGCCGGCAAGACCACGACGACCGAGCGCATCCTGTTCTACACGGGCGTCAACCACAAGCTCGGCGAGACGCACGACGGTGCGTCGACCACCGACTGGATGGAGCAGGAGAAGGAGCGCGGCATCACGATCACGTCTGCCGCCGTGACCTGCTTCTGGAACAAGAACCAGATCAACATCATCGACACCCCCGGTCACGTGGACTTCACGGTCGAGGTGGAGCGCTCGCTCCGCGTCCTCGACGGTGCGGTCGCCGTGTTCGACGGCAAGGAGGGCGTCGAGCCCCAGTCCGAGACCGTGTGGCGTCAGGCCGACAAGTACAACGTGCCCCGCATCTGCTTCGTCAACAAGATGGACAAGCTCGGCGCGGACTTCTACTTCACGGTCGACACGATCATCAACCGCCTCGGTGCCAAGCCGCTGGTGCTGCAGCTCCCGATCGGTGCCGAGAACGACTTCGTCGGCGTCATCGACCTCGTCGAGATGCGTGCCCTGGTGTGGCCCGGCGACGCCAAGGGTGACGTGACCATGGGCGCCTCCTACGAGGTGCAGGAGATCCCGGCCGACCTCAAGGACAAGGCCGAGGACTACCGCCAGCAGCTGCTGGAGACGGTCGCCGAGACCGACGAGGAGCTTCTCGAGAAGTTCTTCGGCGGCGAGGAGCTCACCGTCGCGGAGATCAAGGGCGCCATCCGCAAGATGGTCGTCGCCAGCGAGATCTACCCGGTCCTCTGCGGCTCCGCCTTCAAGAACCGCGGTGTGCAGCCGATGCTGGACGCCGTCGTCGACTACCTCCCGTCCCCGCTGGACGTGCCCGCGATCGAGGCGCACGACCCGAAGGACGAGGAGAAGATCATCGAGCGTCACCCCGACGCGAAGGACCCGTTCGCGGCCCTGGCCTTCAAGGTCGCCGTGCACCCGTTCTTCGGTCGTCTGACGTACGTGCGCGTCTACTCGGGCGAGCTCGAGTCGGGTGCGCAGGTCATCAACTCGACCAAGGGCAAGAAGGAGCGCATCGGGAAGATCTTCCAGATGCACGCCAACAAGGAGAACCCGGTCGACAAGCTGACCGCCGGCAACATCTACGCTGTCATCGGCCTGAAGGACACCACCACCGGTGACACCCTCGCCGACATCGCGCAGCCGGTCGTCCTCGAGTCGATGACGTTCCCGGAGCCGGTGATCGAGGTCGCCATCGAGCCGAAGACCAAGGCCGACCAGGAGAAGCTGGGTCTCGCGATCCAGAAGCTCGCTGAGGAGGACCCGACCTTCCGCACGGAGCTCAACCCCGAGACCGGTCAGACGACCATCAAGGGCATGGGCGAGCTGCACCTCGACATCCTCGTCGACCGCATGAAGCGCGAGTTCCGCGTCGAGGCGAACGTCGGCAAGCCGCAGGTGGCGTACCGCGAGACGATCCGCAAGGCCGTCGAGAAGCACGACTACACGCACAAGAAGCAGACCGGTGGATCGGGCCAGTTCGCCAAGATCCAGTTCAACATCGAGCCGCTCGAGCTCGATGGCGAGAAGACGTACGAGTTCGTGAACGCGGTCACCGGTGGCCGCATCCCGCGCGAGTACATCGGCTCGATCGACGCCGGTTTCCAGGACGCGATGAACGTCGGTGTCCTGGCGGGTTACCCGATGGTGGGCGTCAAGGCGACCATCGTCGACGGTGCGGCGCACGACGTCGACTCCTCGGAGATGGCGTTCAAGATCGCGGGCTCCATGGGCTTCAAGGAGGCCGCTCGCCGTGCCAACCCCGTGCTGCTCGAGCCGCTGATGGCCGTCGAGGTCCGTACTCCGGAGGAGTACATGGGCGACGTCATCGGCGACCTGAACTCGCGTCGTGGCCAGATCCAGTCGATGGAGGACGCCGCCGGCGTCAAGGTCGTGCGCGCCGCGGTGCCGCTGTCCGAGATGTTCGGCTACATCGGCGACCTGCGCTCGAAGACCTCGGGCCGTGCCGTCTACTCCATGGAGTTCGACAGCTACGCCGAGGTCCCGCGCGCGGTGGCCGACGAGATCGTCCAGAAGGCCAAGGGCGAGTAA
- a CDS encoding PadR family transcriptional regulator — MTVDVGAQMRKGVVEYCVLGLLSREPMYGWQLSEALTGAGLIASIGTLYPLLGRLRDNGWVTTFDRPSESGPARKYYRLTDAGIDQLARFRAQWAPFARAVTGMVGEG; from the coding sequence ATGACAGTCGACGTCGGGGCGCAGATGCGCAAAGGAGTGGTCGAGTACTGCGTGCTCGGCCTGCTCTCCCGCGAGCCCATGTACGGCTGGCAGCTGTCGGAGGCACTCACCGGCGCCGGGCTGATCGCCAGCATCGGCACGCTCTACCCGCTGCTCGGGCGGCTGCGCGACAACGGCTGGGTGACGACGTTCGATCGGCCGTCCGAGAGCGGTCCGGCGCGCAAGTACTACCGGCTCACGGATGCCGGTATCGATCAGCTCGCGCGCTTCCGGGCGCAGTGGGCGCCGTTCGCCCGTGCCGTCACGGGCATGGTGGGGGAAGGATGA
- a CDS encoding sugar ABC transporter permease encodes MSTVRSTAPARRTAPPRRSFGAWFADTGWRHLVAIVVSAFALFPLLYVVSASLNPKGTLTGSNQLFSAIGIDSYVRILSDPQNPYGTWFLNTLLIAVVTGAVTVFIGACAAYAFSRMRFAGRRVGLVTIVVVQMFPQLLAVVAIFLLMSTLGDWFPAIGLNTHTGLILVYLGGALGVNTYLMYGFFNTIPKEIDEAARIDGAGHARIFFTIILRLVAPILAVVGLLSFIGTVNEYVIASVMLVDVDQQTLVVGMTKLVANPRYADWSAFSAGAVMAAIPVMVLFLFLQKYIVGGLTAGATKG; translated from the coding sequence ATGAGCACCGTCCGCAGCACCGCCCCCGCCCGCCGCACGGCTCCGCCCCGTCGCTCCTTCGGCGCCTGGTTCGCCGACACCGGCTGGCGTCACCTCGTCGCGATCGTGGTGAGCGCCTTCGCCCTCTTCCCGCTCCTGTACGTCGTGTCGGCCTCCCTCAACCCGAAGGGCACCCTCACCGGCTCGAACCAGCTCTTCTCGGCCATCGGGATCGACAGCTACGTGCGCATCCTCAGCGACCCGCAGAATCCCTACGGGACGTGGTTCCTGAACACGCTGCTCATCGCGGTCGTGACGGGCGCGGTCACCGTCTTCATCGGAGCCTGCGCCGCGTATGCCTTCTCCCGCATGCGCTTCGCGGGCCGCCGCGTGGGGCTCGTCACCATCGTCGTAGTGCAGATGTTCCCGCAGCTCCTCGCGGTGGTCGCCATCTTCCTGCTGATGTCGACGCTGGGGGACTGGTTCCCGGCGATCGGCCTCAACACGCACACCGGCCTGATCCTCGTCTACCTCGGGGGCGCGCTCGGCGTGAACACGTACCTCATGTACGGGTTCTTCAACACGATCCCGAAGGAGATCGACGAGGCCGCCCGCATCGACGGCGCCGGACACGCGCGGATCTTCTTCACGATCATCCTGCGGCTGGTCGCCCCCATCCTCGCGGTCGTCGGTCTGCTCTCCTTCATCGGCACGGTGAACGAGTACGTCATCGCCAGTGTGATGCTCGTCGACGTGGATCAGCAGACCCTCGTCGTCGGCATGACCAAGCTCGTGGCCAACCCGCGCTACGCCGATTGGTCTGCCTTCTCCGCCGGCGCGGTCATGGCGGCGATCCCGGTCATGGTGCTCTTCCTCTTCCTGCAGAAGTACATCGTGGGTGGGCTGACGGCGGGGGCCACCAAGGGCTGA